One window of Uloborus diversus isolate 005 chromosome 3, Udiv.v.3.1, whole genome shotgun sequence genomic DNA carries:
- the LOC129218173 gene encoding uncharacterized protein LOC129218173, translated as MGNSHSQSLTRFAPSVLHPNNNNNNNNHKEGKNRKSPSAKFASPENRVLPIVSNVPQRLRSTDNGNILQNGGTISGRKSGSIPVCKSEPEFVQLLQKKCSAVPSAPQNTSFQTLYGHRKSHSDPDIVRMMMCENENESDEDDDTDGRCEIEGSSNQRSIIAVSPSKAKIKSRKKKRAPEPPQSNTLPRTLARVPVYYKNEHHRNNLHAPFHDSTDVAPRRPLPPIPPEEMPPPPPPPPPDYNRSPENLGVSKSMSKNYEKNRRTVEKWKFSKPNQDVNIEKNQRQRSKSLDRTEEQWRRENEEYRRVERVEKFERNNSLCNAYSQNLPQSSPACKKEPPRDAVLKEAIVDAAKRRAERVGRSREHRNPSFKTSIENSQNSNGIRYPIEQGRHESHIANNSSQYIHKNTYQLKQNDALIQPNIKYSRNETRNEGNDTENNSSYKFTRNYPIHKKLSDNRNDFKGETSKRNEENIHRENKINSRGHLDILPSVPVIRQSKWDSIVPEPIPRMRPDGTPSSSSTSEEEMEIDLQLRPTLPRRPIELPRFSPTDVWKSINLDFFKSHQQRSDVSSDDGDDIMEEKIHRINRPVAPRRLIHDRSGDSGISPDAGSPMLLNENFDVLTSNHNISCNTTNSPVLREESTAAWVPQHDLVDDSECGSDDSPVENKQSENNTQAKLSMPNLMFPSRSLPRTDQRAGADDPIISDKDRTRSRGRRKKSYKSAEGQHFNSLRNLKKALGLRTKQPPVVDDTKGLDPNWSLSRSLPNFNNIADENAVTTLNSTAEVSLLDQVRRSNSESRAMNQDHLGNKLIGSRSSQNVNSEWRKSFPGQSSDGHVIYLPEYSSRALPCQHAFPDDLHVTTDSELMMRKPGSRKKFSYQSTVRQEEKKKLEEKLAREVEERERKRQEEIEWMNKVEDEFRKQRDKEKVNIRHQLRILNLQEKSVNNEPYQKDIFKSNEYMDSNTKIQNHDQRSYAISSDEKTSPLLRNGHDNSDVAYNWKPPTGMKKWLRRQNRDYQCLSPIRPEPEGGRSSSDDCKQMDGRKDSSERKQMRNSSYQKIERPKCSHGNVAPCNICNNFINKSSIPRNDNPKISLSLDPRPSTLASSPEAEKVDKKRSMKEQQRPKPPSPAENGINGRNGNHSPESNDGHFISESVEEYELHTRLCRTNSGRTFESHSYYALERRKDDAPDYECLRKPPAENNKQTNYFSTRNFENELTENVRKKAREFEKRTRKYQPCDYDSDESINDGRDIRPQRYNARNQKKKASVESREPSFSRNHPHRNGARLKPQVNGYVANGRTAAYPKNSNNRIILPHQRITNGVIA; from the exons ATGGGGAACTCTCACTCTCAATCTCTGACGCGTTTTGCTCCATCTGTTTTACATcctaacaacaacaacaataacaataacCATAAGGAAGGTAAAAATCGCAAATCTCCCTCTGCCAAATTTGCCAGTCCTGAGAACCGTGTTTTGCCCATCGTTTCAAATGTTCCACAACGACTAAGAAGTACTGacaatggaaatattttacaaaacggcGGAACAATCAGTGGCAGAAAATCCGGTTCGATTCCTGTGTGCAAGAGTGAACCAGAATTTGTGCAACTTCTTCAGAAAAAATGCTCGGCCGTGCCATCCGCTCCTCAAAACACTTCATTTCAGACACTTTACGGTCATAGAAAATCTCATAGTGACCCGGACATTGTGAGAATGATGATGTGTGAGAACGAAAATGAATCTGATGAAGATGATGATACGGATGGTAGATGTGAAATTGAAGGCAGCTCGAATCAGCGAAGTATTATAGCTGTTAGCCCaagcaaagcaaaaattaaatctcGGAAAAAGAAAAGAGCTCCAGAACCACCGCAATCCAACACTTTGCCAAGAACATTAGCAAGAGTTCCTGTGTATTACAAAAATGAACATCATAGAAATAACCTTCATGCTCCTTTTCACGACTCCACTGATGTTGCACCACGCCGACCTTTACCACCGATTCCACCGGAAGAAATGCCTCCCCCTCCTCCTCCACCACCTCCCGATTACAATAGAAGCCCAGAGAATCTAGGAGTCTCGAAAAGTATGAgcaaaaattatgagaaaaatcgcaGGACTgtagaaaaatggaaatttagcaAACCAAATCAGGACGTAAACATTGAGAAAAATCAAAGGCAAAGAAGCAAATCATTGGATAGAACAGAAGAGCAGTGGCGGAGAGAGAATGAGGAATATAGAAGGGTAGAGAGGGTAGAGAAGTTCGAGAGAAACAACAGTTTGTGCAATGCTTATTCACAGAATCTGCCTCAAAGTTCTCCAGCGTGTAAAAAAGAACCTCCTAGAGATGCTGTTCTAAAAGAAGCAATAGTTGATGCAGCAAAAAGACGTGCAGAAAGAGTCGGCAGATCTCGGGAACACAGAAATCCGTCCTTTAAAACATCTATAGAAAATTCACAGAACTCAAATGGAATAAGGTATCCTATAGAACAAGGGCGTCATGAGTCACATATTGCGAATAATTCATCTCAGTACATTCATAAAAACACATATCAGTTAAAACAAAACGATGCATTAATACAACCGAACATTAAATATTCAAGAAACGAAACTAGAAATGAAGGAAACGATACAGAAAACAATTCTTCTTATAAGTTTACCAGAAACTACCCTATCCATAAAAAACTGTCAGATAACAGAAATGATTTCAAAGGTGAAACTTCTAAAAGAAATGAGGAGAATATTCAtcgagaaaacaaaataaacagccGTGGGCATTTGGATATATTACCCTCAGTTCCAGTAATTCGGCAAAGCAAGTGGGATTCAATTGTTCCTGAGCCAATTCCACGAATGCGACCTGATGGTACGCCATCGAGTTCCTCAACATCAGAAGAAGAAATGGAGATAGATTTACAGCTACGGCCTACTCTTCCTAGAAGACCAATTGAACTTCCACGCTTTTCTCCAACAGACGTATGGAAATCTATTAATTTAGATTTCTTTAAGTCTCATCAACAACGCTCTGATGTTAGTAGTGATGATGGTGATGATATAATGGAGGAAAAAATTCATCGTATTAATAGACCTGTTGCACCGCGTCGACTAATCCACGATCGTAGCGGAGATTCTGGAATTTCACCAGATGCAGGAAGTCCTATGCTTCTAAATGAGAACTTTGATGTCCTTACTTCCAATCACAACATTTCGTGCAACACAACTAACTCGCCTGTATTACGCGAAGAAAGTACTGCTGCTTGGGTTCCGCAACATGATTTAGTTGATGATAGTGAATGTGGAAGTGACGACTCACCTGTAGAAAACAAACAGTCAGAAAACAATACCCAAGCTAAACTTTCTATGCCAAATTTAATGTTCCCATCACGTTCGCTTCCTAGGACTGACCAAAGAGCTGGGGCAGATGATCCGATCATTTCTGATAAAGACCGAACCCGCAGTAGAGGGAggaggaaaaaaagttataaaagcgCAGAAGGACAGCATTTCAAcagtttgagaaatttaaaaaaagctttaggtTTACGAACAAAGCAGCCTCCTGTTGTCGACGATACGAAAGGATTAGACCCTAATTGGTCCCTTAGTCGAAGTCTTCCTAATTTTAACAACATTGCTGATGAAAATGCAGTTACTACTTTAAACAGTACAGCAGAAGTATCTTTATTAGACCAAGTGCGAAGGAGTAACTCTGAGTCGAGAGCAATGAATCAAGATCATTTAGGAAATAAACTAATTGGCTCTCGCAGCTCTCAAAATGTAAATTCAGAATGGAGGAAATCATTTCCTGGCCAGTCATCGGATGGACATGTAATATATCTTCCTGAATACAGTTCCAGAGCACTGCCATGCCAACATGCGTTCCCTGATGATCTTCATGTAACTACTGATAGTGAACTTATGATGCGAAAACCAGGAAGTCGGAAGAAGTTTTCATATCAAAGTACTGTAcgacaagaagaaaaaaagaaacttgaagaAAAACTCGCTAGAGAAGTTGAAGAACGAGAGAGAAAGAGACAGGAAGAAATAGAATGGATGAACAAAGTAGAAGATGAATTTCGGAAACAACGGGACAAGGAAAAAGTCAACATAAGGCATCAATTGCGGATTTTAAATTTGCAAGAAAAGTCTGTTAATAACGAACCGTATCAGAAAGATATTTTTAAGTCCAATGAGTACATGGATAGTAATACTAAAATTCAAAATCATGATCAAAGATCTTATGCAATTTCTTCTGATGAAAAAACATCACCTCTATTAAGGAACGGTCATGACAATAGTGATGTTGCCTATAATTGGAAGCCACCAACTGGTATGAAAAAGTGGCTAAGGAGACAGAATCGAGACTATCAGTGCTTGAGCCCGATCAGACCAGAACCTGAAGGGGGGAGATCGTCCAGTGATGATTGTAAACAAATGGATGGAAGAAAAGATAGCTCCGAACGGAAACAAATGCGAAATTCTAGCTACCAAAAAATTGAAAG gcCAAAGTGCAGTCATGGAAATGTTGCCCCATGCAATATTTGCAACAACTTTATAAACAAATCTAGCATTCCTAGAAATGATAATCCGAAAATATCACTTTCGTTAGATCCTAGACCGTCTACTCTTGCTTCGTCACCAGAAGCAGAGAAGGTGGATAAAAAGAGAAGTATGAAAGAGCAG CAGCGGCCAAAGCCTCCATCACCGGCGGAGAATGGGATAAATGGCAGAAATGGAAATCATTCCCCAGAATCAAATGACGGTCATTTTATCAGTGAATCTGTTGAAGAATACGAACTTCACACGAGATTATGTAGAACCAACAGTGGCCGGACTTTTGAATCACATTCATATTACGCACTGGAAAGAAGGAAAGATGACGCGCCAGATTACGAATGTTTGAGAAAACCACCCGCGGAAAACAACAAGCAAACCAATTACTTTTCCACTCGAAATTTCGAAAACGAACTTACAGAAAATGTTCGCAAAAAGGCAAGGGAGTTTGAGAAAAGAACGAGGAAGTATCAGCCCTGCGATTATGACAGTGATGAGAGCATTAATGACGGAAGAGATATTCGTCCTCAAAGATATAATGCAAGGAATCAAAAGAAGAAAGCTTCTGTGGAGTCTAGAGAACCTTCATTTTCTAGAAACCACCCTCATCGAAATGGCGCGAGATTGAAGCCACAAGTTAATGGCTACGTGGCAAATGGCAGGACGGCAGCGTATCCAAAGAATTCTAATAATCGCATCATTTTACCGCATCAGAGAATAACTAACGG